The Oceanithermus desulfurans sequence GACCTGCCCGAGGCGGGCACCACCGTGGAGTGGGTGCCCGACGAGGTGGCCGCCAAGCACATCGCCGAGGAGCGCCGGGAAGAGCGCAAGGCGCGCGAGCAGGAGGAGGCCGAGCGCCGCAAGGTGAAGAGCATGGCCGACCTGCTGCGGCAGATGCAGGAGGGCCAGAAGGCCGAGATCAACCTGATCCTGCGCGCCGACACCCAGGGTTCGCTCGAGGCCATCAAGGGCATCCTCGCCAAGGAGGAGACCGAGGACGTCAAGATCAACGTGCTGCTCGAGGCCGTCGGAGCCCCCACCGAGGGCGACATCCTGCTGGCCAGCACCACCGAGAACGCCGCGATCCTCTCGTTCGGGGTCAACCCCCCGGGCTCGGTCAAGAAGAAGGCCGAGCAGAAAGGGGTGCTCCTCAAGAGCTTCCGCATCATCTACGACCTGATCGACGAGGTGCGCGAGATGGTGCGCGCCCAGACCGAACCCGAGATGAAGGAGGAGGTCGTGGGTCACGCCGAGGTGCGCGCCGTCTTCAAGCTGCCCAAGGGCGGCAAGGTGGCCGGCTGCATGGTGACCGACGGCAAGATCGTGCGCAACGCCGAGATCCGCGTGCTCCGGGGCGGCGAGGAGATCTGGAGCGGCCGCATCGACAGCCTCAAGCGCTTCAAGGACGACGTGCGCGAGGTGGCCGCCGGTTACGAGTGCGGCATCCGCCTGGCCGGCTTCGACGACTTCCAGGAGGGCGACGTGCTCGAGGCCGTCCGCCAGGTCGAGGTCAGCGAAGCCCAGTAGACTGCGAAGAGTCATGCGCCGCCTCGCCCTAGCCACCCTCTTCGTCCTCGGCCTTTCCTGGGGGCTGGCGCCGCATTCTCCGGCGGCCCCCGGGCCGGGGTCGGGGCCGGGGCTGGGTTCGGATCGGGCCTACCTGGACGCTGCCGGCGCCGGGCCGCTGCTCGCGGCCCAGGCGCTGCCCGCCCTGGGGCCGCAGCGGGAGCGGTCTTGGCGGCGCCCAACCTCCGAGCGGCTCTACCCGGCCGCGCCGCTGCGGCCGGTCCGCCGCCGCTTCCTGCAGTGGATGCGTCTGCAGCTCGAGGGCGGCTAGCCGCGGCGGTTTGCGGAAAGGCCCCTCGACCCCAAGTCCGTCCGACCCTGAGATTCTGCGGGAGTACCTATGAAGAAGATCGACACCACGGCCATTCTGTTGTTCGTCCTTTTCGTCGCGGCGATCGCCGCGATGTGGAAGCCCTGGGCGCCGAACGAGCCCATGATCAACCTGGGCCTTGACCTGAAGGGCGGTCTGCGCGTCGTCTTGCAGACCGACAACCCCAACCCCGACCCCGACGACCTGGAGAAGGCGCGGCTGGTCATCGAGAACCGCATCAACGGCCTGGGCGTGGCCGAGCCGCTGATCCAGATCGCCCAGCCCAACCGCATCGTCGTCGAGCTGCCCGGCCTTTCGCCCGAAGAGCAGGACAAGGCGCTCAAGCTGATCGGGCAGCAGGCGGTGCTCGAGTTCCGCATCGTCAAGCAGGAGGCCCAGGGCAAGGCGACATCCGAACTGACCCTCGACGACCTGGGCCCGGTGGAGCTCAAGGGCTCCGACCTGGTGGACGCCCGGGTGCAGTTCGACCGCTTCAACCGGCCCGAGGTGGCGCTCGAGTTCACCCCCGAGGGCGCGAAGAAGTTCGCCGACCTGACCCGCAACAACATCGGCCGCCGGCTGGCCATCGTCCTCGACGGCACCATCTACTCGGCTCCCAACATTCAGACCGCGATCACCGACGGCCGCGCGGTCATCACCGGCATCAACGACCTCGACGAGGCCACCCAGATCGCCCTGGTGCTGCGCTCCGGCTCGTTGCCGGTGCCGTTGCACGTGGAGGAGGTGCGCGCGATCGGACCCACCCTGGGTAAGGACGCGATCCGCGCCGGCATCGTCGCCTCCATCGTGGGCGCGCTGCTGATCTTCGTCCTCCTCTTCCTCTACTACGGCTTCTGGTTCGGCAGCGTGGCCGCCATCGGCCTGCTCTACATCGCCCTGCTCATCATGGGGGTGCTCTCGGGCCTCGGCGCGGTGCTCACCCTTCCCGGCATCGCCGGTTTCATCCTCACCCTGGGTGCGGCCGTGGACGGCAACGTCCTCTCCTTCGAGCGGATCAAGGAAGAGCTCAAGCTGGGTAAGAAGCTGCGCCAGGCCATCCCCGACGGCTTCGTGCACTCGACGGTGACGATTCTCGACGCCAACATCTCGACGCTGCTGGCCGCCGCGGCCCTCTACCAGTACTCCACCGGCCCGGTGCGCGGCTTCGCGGTGATGCTGGCCATCGGCATCGTGGTCGCGGTCTTCTCGAACCTGGTCTTCAGCCGCTGGATGCTCGAGAAGATCGCCGCGGCCCGCGAGGTCATCCCGCCCTACTGGATCTGGGGCACCAAGATCCCCTTCCTCAAGGAGGCGCGCATCTTCACCCCCGCGACCCTCGCCTTCGCGGTGCTGATGGGCGTGGTCGTCTTCTTCAACGGCTTCAACTTCGGCATCGACTTCACCGGCGGGACCGCCTACCTGGTGCGCACCGGTCCCGAGGTGAGCGTCGACCGCATCCGCAGCTTCCTCGACGAGGTGCAGATCCAGGGCGTCAGCGCCAAGGAGGCGATCATCACCGAGGTGGAGAGCCCGCTCGCCGACTACAAGGAGTTCTCGGTGCGCGTGGGGCTGCTCTCCAACGACGGGGTGATCGCGCTGCGCAAGGCCTTCGAGGAGAAGCTGAACGCCGAGGTGCTGCAGTCGGAGGTGGTCGGCCCCGCCGTCGGCGCCGAGCTGCGGCGCAACACCGTTTTGGCGGTGCTCGTGGGCTTGGGGCTGATCCTGATCTACATGGCCTTCCGCTTCGACTGGATCTTCGGCGTGGCCTCGGTGATCGCCGTGGGGCACGATGTGGCCATCACCGCGGGCGCCTTCAGCCTCTTGGGGCTCGAGTTCACCATCCCCATCGTGGCGGCGCTGCTGACCATCATCGGTTACTCGATCAACGACTCCATCATCGTCTCCGACCGCATCCGCGAGAACCAGAAGGTGGTCCGCGGCGTCCCCTACAACGAGCTGGTCGACCTGTCCATCAACCAGACGCTCTCGCGTACGGTGATGACCTCGTTCACCACCATGCTGCCGCTCTTCGCCCTGCTCTTCATCGGCGGCCCGGTGCTGCGCGACTTCTCGATCGCGTTGCTCATCGGCATCCTGGTGGGGACGTTCTCCTCGATCTACGTGGTGGGTTCGCTGGTCACCTGGTGGAAGATGCGCCAGCCGGCCCCGCGCAAGAAGGCGCGCACCTGAGCGCCCGCACAAGACGCCGCCCCCGCGGGGGCGGCGTCTTGCTGCCGTATACTCAGGGCAGCAAGGAGGGGGTATGCGACTCGTACACTGGCTTTCGTTCCTGCTGGCGCTGCTGGCCCTGATCGCCGTCGTGGTGGTGCAGGCGGTCCAGCCCGCGGCCCGGGTGGCCGTCCCCGGGCTGGGAACGGTGCCGCTCTTGTGGGCGCTGGGGTTCGTCTTCGGCCTCGGCTTCCTCTCCGGATGGGTTTACCTGCCGGGCTACGCCTGGACGCTCGCGCGCGAGCGGCGCGCCTGGAAACGCGAGCGCGCCCGCATGGAAGCGGAACTGGCCGAGCTGCGGCCCCGCCAGGTGGAGGAGGTGCCGCGCATCCCCGACCGGCCCGTGCCCGACCCCGACGAAGCCGGCGCGTGAGCGGCCCCGAACGCTGGACCCTGAGGCCCTGGCCCGCGGTGGGCGAGGTGGCGCGCCTGATGGCGCGCCTCGCGGTGCCGCCGGAGGTGGCGGCGGTGTTGCTCGACCGGGGCTTCCGCGACCCCGAAGACCTGGACCCGCCGCTCGAGCCCCCGCCGCTCCCGGGCCTCAGCGAGGCGGCGGGGCGCATCGTGGAGGCCGTCGAGCGCGGCGAGCGGATCCGCATCCACGGCGACTACGACGCCGACGGCGTGACCGCCGCGGCGATCCTGACGCTGGGGCTGGGGGAGATGGGCGCCGACGTGCACGCCTTCATTCCCCACCGCCTCCACGACGGCTACGGCCTCAACATGGCGCGGGTGCCCGAGCACCGGGCCGCCGCCGACCTGCTCGTCACCGTCGACTGCGGCGTCAGCAACGCCGCGGAGCTGGCCGCGCTCACCGAGGGCGGCGTCTCCGTGATCGTCACCGACCACCACGCGGTCCCCGACGAGCCGCCCGAGGGTCTGATCGTCCACCCCGCCTACAGCCCCGCGCTCGAGGGCCGGCCCTGGCCCACGGGCGCGGGGGTGGCCTTCTTCGTCCTCTGGGCGGTGCGCGCGGCGCTGGGCAAGCCGCCGCCGCTCGACTACGCCGACCTGGCCGCGATCGGCACCGTGGCCGACGTGGTGCCGCTTTTGGGCGTGAACCGCGCCTTGGTCAAGGAGGGGCTCAGGCGGCTGCGGCAGAGCCGCCACGTGGGCCTGCGCACGCTGGCGCAGCGCCACTGCACGAACTTCGACGCCGTCGAGGTGGCCTTCCGCATCGCCCCGCGCATCAACGCCGCGGGGCGGCTGGGCGAGGCGGAGACGGCCTTCCGGGCGCTCACCACCGACGATCCGCTGGAAGCCGCGGAGCTCGCGGACCGGCTCGACGCCCTCAACCGCGAGCGGCAGCAGGTGGAGGAGGAGATGCTCGAGCGGGTGCTGCCCACCGTGAACCCCGACGACCCCGCGATCGTGATCCACGACCCCGAAGGCCATCCCGGGGTGATGGGCATCGTCGCCAGCCGGGTGCTCGAACGGTTCTACAAGCCGGTCTTCATCGTCGCCCGGGGCAAGGGCTCGGTGCGCAGCACCCCCGGCATCAGCGCCGTGGGGGCGCTCGCGGCTGCGGCCGAGCACCTGAAGGGCTACGGCGGGCACGCGGGGGCGGCCGGCTTCTCGATCGACCCCGAGCGCATCCCCGACTTCGCGGCGCAGATCCACGCCTACGTCCGGCGCCACCCCGCGCCGGTTCCCGCGGTGCGGCTGGACGGGCCGCTCGCTGACGACGTGATGGACGAGGTCTACAAGAGCCTGTTGCTGCTCGAGCCCTTCGGCGAGGGCAACCCCGAACCCGTCTTCTACTTCAGCGGCCCCGTCACCCGGGTACGCCCGCTCTCGGAGGGGCGGCACATCTCCTTCAGCCTCGGCGGCGTGCGGGTGATCAAGTGGAAGGACGAGGGCAACGGGGTCAAGGAGGGGCGCGAGCTGGAGGTGGCGGCCCAGCTCGTCGAGAACGCCTGGCGCGGCGTGCGCAACCTGGAGCTGCGTGCCGTGGCCTATCGCGCGCCCGCGGGTTTCGCCTGCGAGGACGGGGACTTCGCCGTCGAGGCGCTCGAGGCGCGCGCCGCCCTGGAGCGGGCCCGGCGTGAGGGCTGGGGCGTCTGGGGCGCGGGGGAGGGGCGCGCCTACCTGGAGGCCCAGGGCTACCGGCTGGTCGCTCCCGAGGCCGCCGACGTCTGGTTCGCGGTGCCCCCCGAGCCGGTGGCGCGCCCGGGGGCGCGGCTGGCGGTCAGCGAGCGGGCGCTTGCAAGGCTGCTCGTTCCCGCGAGTCGTAGGGAGCTGC is a genomic window containing:
- the secD gene encoding protein translocase subunit SecD — encoded protein: MKKIDTTAILLFVLFVAAIAAMWKPWAPNEPMINLGLDLKGGLRVVLQTDNPNPDPDDLEKARLVIENRINGLGVAEPLIQIAQPNRIVVELPGLSPEEQDKALKLIGQQAVLEFRIVKQEAQGKATSELTLDDLGPVELKGSDLVDARVQFDRFNRPEVALEFTPEGAKKFADLTRNNIGRRLAIVLDGTIYSAPNIQTAITDGRAVITGINDLDEATQIALVLRSGSLPVPLHVEEVRAIGPTLGKDAIRAGIVASIVGALLIFVLLFLYYGFWFGSVAAIGLLYIALLIMGVLSGLGAVLTLPGIAGFILTLGAAVDGNVLSFERIKEELKLGKKLRQAIPDGFVHSTVTILDANISTLLAAAALYQYSTGPVRGFAVMLAIGIVVAVFSNLVFSRWMLEKIAAAREVIPPYWIWGTKIPFLKEARIFTPATLAFAVLMGVVVFFNGFNFGIDFTGGTAYLVRTGPEVSVDRIRSFLDEVQIQGVSAKEAIITEVESPLADYKEFSVRVGLLSNDGVIALRKAFEEKLNAEVLQSEVVGPAVGAELRRNTVLAVLVGLGLILIYMAFRFDWIFGVASVIAVGHDVAITAGAFSLLGLEFTIPIVAALLTIIGYSINDSIIVSDRIRENQKVVRGVPYNELVDLSINQTLSRTVMTSFTTMLPLFALLFIGGPVLRDFSIALLIGILVGTFSSIYVVGSLVTWWKMRQPAPRKKART
- a CDS encoding LapA family protein, with amino-acid sequence MRLVHWLSFLLALLALIAVVVVQAVQPAARVAVPGLGTVPLLWALGFVFGLGFLSGWVYLPGYAWTLARERRAWKRERARMEAELAELRPRQVEEVPRIPDRPVPDPDEAGA
- a CDS encoding single-stranded-DNA-specific exonuclease RecJ, with the translated sequence MSGPERWTLRPWPAVGEVARLMARLAVPPEVAAVLLDRGFRDPEDLDPPLEPPPLPGLSEAAGRIVEAVERGERIRIHGDYDADGVTAAAILTLGLGEMGADVHAFIPHRLHDGYGLNMARVPEHRAAADLLVTVDCGVSNAAELAALTEGGVSVIVTDHHAVPDEPPEGLIVHPAYSPALEGRPWPTGAGVAFFVLWAVRAALGKPPPLDYADLAAIGTVADVVPLLGVNRALVKEGLRRLRQSRHVGLRTLAQRHCTNFDAVEVAFRIAPRINAAGRLGEAETAFRALTTDDPLEAAELADRLDALNRERQQVEEEMLERVLPTVNPDDPAIVIHDPEGHPGVMGIVASRVLERFYKPVFIVARGKGSVRSTPGISAVGALAAAAEHLKGYGGHAGAAGFSIDPERIPDFAAQIHAYVRRHPAPVPAVRLDGPLADDVMDEVYKSLLLLEPFGEGNPEPVFYFSGPVTRVRPLSEGRHISFSLGGVRVIKWKDEGNGVKEGRELEVAAQLVENAWRGVRNLELRAVAYRAPAGFACEDGDFAVEALEARAALERARREGWGVWGAGEGRAYLEAQGYRLVAPEAADVWFAVPPEPVARPGARLAVSERALARLLVPASRRELLEAVRGGAAADAALAPLLAEIRGHEPHRWLEVSPAYRRWRLARAALERLRTAFRRGDPRCLGRALEDWWAVRAHPSHE